The segment TTGTGCAGTGGATTATTTAACGACGCTTGATTATGTAGATGAAAATCGTATTGGCGTTTTAGGCGTTTGTGCAGGCGGTGGCTATGCAGTTAATGCGGCTATGACAGAGCGACGTATCAAAGCTGTTGGTACAGTTGTTGGCGCAAATATCGGTCGTGTAAACCGTGAAGGTGACCCTATTAAAACATTAGAAGCCATTGGACAGCAACGTACTGCTGAGGCACGTGGCGCAGAAACACTCATTACAAATTGGATTCCTAAAAGTCAGGCTGAAAGAGAGCAGGCTGGAATTACTGATATTGATATTAAAGAAGCTATTGACTACTACACAACACCTAGAGGTCAAAGTCCTAACTCACCAAACAAACTAAACTTTACAAGCATGGCATCAGTTATTGCTTTTGACGCTTTCCATTTAGTGGAGGAATTACTAACACAGCCTTTACAAATTATTGTTGGTGATGTACAAGGTGCTTTCGGCTCCTATAAAGACGGTCATGAGCTTTATAATCGTGCAGCCTCTAAAAACAAGGATATATTAGTTGTTGAAGGTGCAAGTCACTATGATTTATACGACCAACCAGAGCCTGTTGGCATTGCAGTTGAGAAATTAGCTAGTTTCTATAAAGAGTATCTATAGTTATTTCCTATAAAATAAGCCATCTAGCATTGATAACGTATCAATACTAGATGGCTATTTTAGTTTGTTGAATCACGTTTCATTACTATTGGCTTGAAACGATATAGTTGTTGCTCATCGGGCATTTGTTCTTTTTTGATTTTGCCTAAAAGGAGAGCAGCTGATTTTTTTGCCATTTCTAAAATCGGTTGCTGTAAGGTTGTAATCGAAGGTGTTATAAATTTAGCATATGGGACATCATCTACAGCAATTACCTGCAAATCGTCTGGCACCTGTAAATTGTGCCTCTTGATATAAACCATTAATTCCTGTGCAATTCGATCATTTGCTGCAATAATGCCCTTCGGTGGCTGCTCCAATGCAAATAGCTGCTGCAAAATTTCTTCCATCTCTGAAGGATCGCCATTTTTTATATAGCGCTCATCAATAGGGAGCTTACGCTTTTTTAATGCTTGACGAAACCCCTCTAAACGTTCAACCCGAGGTGTAATCGGTAATGCTAAAGACGTTGTTATAATAGCTAATGGCTGCTTTTGAAATAGCTCAACAGCCATATCCATTGCCGAAAAATTATCTAACAAAACAGCAGGAATATCTACCCCTTCGATAAAGCGGTCAATAAATACAATCGGCATTGTTTGCTGATGCAGTCTTATATAAAGCTCTTTATTTTCGCCTGTTGGAAAGACAATTAGACCGTCTACTTGCTTTTCCAACAATGTTTCGACATGTTCCCTCTCTTTTTTAGGATTATCTGCTGAGTTACAAACAATCATATGGAAGCCCTTTTTATCAAATTCCGCTTCAAGTGCATTTATAATTTTTGTAGAAAAGTCATGAATAATATTCGCTACAATAATACCAATCGTAAAGGTAGATTTCTGTTTTAGGCTACGGGCCATTATATTAGGTCGATATTGCAACGCTTCCACAGCTTCTTCAATTTTTTTTCGGGTTTCTGCACTCATATATTCATATCGCTTATTTAAATATTGCGATACGGTGCTGTTTGAAACGTTTGCATATTGTGCAACATCGGCAATTGTTGTTTTTTTCACTAAAATCAATCTCCTACCTACTAAATATGAAAATTCTGTTTAGTATATATGTAGCATAGCATATTTTCAAGACGAATTAACTATTCAAATATTGATATACCTGTTCTGGTAAATCGATACCTTTTGCCAATGTTTCCTCACTACGTCTTTGCTCCAGTTCACCAGGTACAAAAACTTGCTCAAAGTTCGGTGCTGGTGGTGCATCATGCAGCTCTTGAACCATCTGTGAGATGCTTGCTTTAAATTGCTCAAGATCACCGAAAACTTGCGGATCAATTACATACATATATTGTCCAAGATTGCGTTTTTGCTCGTAATCTCCATACATTTTGGAAATATGAGGTCCAAATGCAGCACTCGCTAAAATGCCAGAAAGCACATCTACTACAAGTGCCATACCGTATCCTTTTGGTCCACCGAATGGTGTTAAAGATTTTACTTGGTGAGGGTCTGCTGTTGGTGCACCTTGTGCGTCAACGCCCCAAGTAGTCGGAATCATTTCACCTTTTTCACGTGCATATAAAATTTTCCCAAGTGCGACATTACTTGTTGCCATATCCAAAATAATTGGCTTATCATTTGTAGGGAAACCAAATGCGATTGGATTTGTACCAAAATATGGCTCCTTGCCACCAAACGGTACAACAGCTGAATCTGTTTGAGAGCACATAATGGCAATTAAATTTTCATTTGTTGCTTGCTCAAGAAAA is part of the Lysinibacillus sp. FSL K6-0232 genome and harbors:
- a CDS encoding LacI family DNA-binding transcriptional regulator — protein: MKKTTIADVAQYANVSNSTVSQYLNKRYEYMSAETRKKIEEAVEALQYRPNIMARSLKQKSTFTIGIIVANIIHDFSTKIINALEAEFDKKGFHMIVCNSADNPKKEREHVETLLEKQVDGLIVFPTGENKELYIRLHQQTMPIVFIDRFIEGVDIPAVLLDNFSAMDMAVELFQKQPLAIITTSLALPITPRVERLEGFRQALKKRKLPIDERYIKNGDPSEMEEILQQLFALEQPPKGIIAANDRIAQELMVYIKRHNLQVPDDLQVIAVDDVPYAKFITPSITTLQQPILEMAKKSAALLLGKIKKEQMPDEQQLYRFKPIVMKRDSTN
- a CDS encoding alpha/beta hydrolase, which translates into the protein MTVTKKNVRFNARGLKLAGILNLPENAEEKKENPAIVCVHPGSSCKDQTAGLYAEKLAELGYVTIAFDAAYQGESEGEPRYIEEPAARVEDIRCAVDYLTTLDYVDENRIGVLGVCAGGGYAVNAAMTERRIKAVGTVVGANIGRVNREGDPIKTLEAIGQQRTAEARGAETLITNWIPKSQAEREQAGITDIDIKEAIDYYTTPRGQSPNSPNKLNFTSMASVIAFDAFHLVEELLTQPLQIIVGDVQGAFGSYKDGHELYNRAASKNKDILVVEGASHYDLYDQPEPVGIAVEKLASFYKEYL
- the allD gene encoding ureidoglycolate dehydrogenase; this translates as MNISVQALKELVVNKFTAEGIDTKTAAQVADVLIYADLRGVSSHGVMRVEHYITRLKAGGITKEPNFSVEQRGTNHLLFKGDNGFGHVICQEAMDETIRIAKEHGSCTTIIQESSHCGALGYFLEQATNENLIAIMCSQTDSAVVPFGGKEPYFGTNPIAFGFPTNDKPIILDMATSNVALGKILYAREKGEMIPTTWGVDAQGAPTADPHQVKSLTPFGGPKGYGMALVVDVLSGILASAAFGPHISKMYGDYEQKRNLGQYMYVIDPQVFGDLEQFKASISQMVQELHDAPPAPNFEQVFVPGELEQRRSEETLAKGIDLPEQVYQYLNS